The Stomoxys calcitrans chromosome 3, idStoCalc2.1, whole genome shotgun sequence genome includes a region encoding these proteins:
- the LOC106090345 gene encoding glutathione S-transferase C-terminal domain-containing protein homolog: MDHLYIEISSENGAETEFFTTIKSFTALYVYLFLEKPKTIKLCFVLSKNLHNFGKIKLNSELLKRELTENDIICNDSTSEQHILDLHLPLYGKNGDTFIAGMCAVCREIIHQSDKKELLGFKESCLLAPAEASIWTRYFEVDIVRVLCGTLTKIENNIECSDFPIECVHFENHMNEPVRMHNIYKLARERANEQGSSNVEDNDGHRKKVTIECKIPKEQLAIDHKFAEGVSFTIADLILYPYIRIIFHCYTGMLDKFPLTKRWLHEVDDFEPKCAHILKECCIFPSGFAKTGCWNLPKCDAFSLYKSDPKRYKPRNRIFTEQKEVDVALNKLQSLGISFNSISDCRYDQFNVDWDHIEPSHAVSSALPINRLERKRQQLENLANAVVSLSNPGYRIIDFCSGTGHLGLLLALQLPECTVILLENKPFSLQKAKERARELNLRNVKFYQSNIDYFNGHFDIGCSLHACGTATDIVLAQCHRVKAMFVTCPCCYGSLQPMPHIKYPLSKEFRSVLTEKEFLYIAHTADQAHALGTLNCSPETTMQGQLCMDIVDTDRKLQAENIGYKVTLTRLKPENCTPKNRLLVGKYCNDN, encoded by the exons ATGGATCATTTGTATATCGAAATCAGCTCAGAGAATGGTGCTGAGACTGAATTTTTCACGACAATTAAGTCCTTTACTGCGCTGTATGTCTACCTATTTTTAGAAAAGCCCAAAACTATAAAACTATGTTTTGTACTTTCAAAGAATTTgcataattttggaaaaataaaattgaattcaGAGTTATTGAAAAGGGAATTGACGGAAAATGATATTATTTGTAATGATAGTACAAGTGAACAGCATATTTTAGATCTTCATCTCCCTCTATATGGCAAAAATGGTGATACCTTCATTGCCGGCATGTGTGCTGTGTGCCGAGAAATAATTCATCAGTCGGATAAAAAGGAGTTGCTAGGATTTAAGGAAAGCTGTTTATTAGCTCCTGCCGAAGCGTCGATTTGGACACGTTATTTTGAAGTGGACATAGTGCGTGTTCTGTGCGGCACACTCACAAAAATAGAGAATAATATCGAGTGTAGCGATTTTCCAATAGAATGTGTGCACTTTGAGAACCACATGAATGAACCTGTCCGAATGCACAACATATATAAATTGGCCCGTGAGAGAGCCAATGAACAAGGTTCTAGCAATGTGGAAGACAATGATGGCCATAGGAAGAAAGTGACCATTGAATGCAAAATTCCGAAAGAACAATTGGCCATTGATCACAAGTTTGCAGAAGGTGTGTCATTTACTATTGCGGATTTGATTCTTTATCCATATATTCGGATTATATTTCATTGTTATACGGGAATGCTGGATAAATTTCCCCTAACAAAGAGATGGCTTCATGAG GTTGACGATTTTGAACCCAAGTGCGCGCATATCCTTAAAGAATGCTGTATATTTCCTTCTGGATTTGCTAAGACAGGATGTTGGAATCTACCCAAATGTGATGCTTTCAGCCTTTACAAAAGCGATCCCAAGAGATATAAACCTCGAAATCGAATATTTACTGAACAAAAAGAAGTTGATGTCGCTCTTAACAAGCTGCAAAGCTTAGGTATAAGTTTTAATAGTATCTCTGACTGTAGATACGATCAGTTCAATGTCGACTGGGACCATATAGAACCATCACACGCTGTAAGCTCGGCTTTGCCTATAAACAGATTGGAAAGAAAGCGCCAACAATTGGAGAATTTAGCAAATGCTGTTGTCTCCCTTTCTAATCCCGGATATCGTATTATTGACTTTTGTAGCGGTACAGGTCATTTAGGCCTTCTTTTAGCTCTCCAACTTCCTGAATGCACTGTGATTTTATTGGAAAACAAACCGTTCTCCTTACAAAAGGCAAAGGAGAGAGCACGAGAATTAAATTTAAGAAAcgtgaaattttatcaaagcaATATAGACTATTTCAATGGACATTTTGATATTGGCTGTTCACTTCACGCTTGCGGAACTGCAACGGATATAGTGTTAGCACAATGTCACAGAGTTAAAGCTATGTTTGTAACTTGTCCGTGTTGTTATGGATCTCTACAACCAATGCCCCACATAAAATATCCTTTAAGTAAAGAATTTCGTTCAGTGTTAACGGAAAAAGAATTTTTGTACATTGCACATACGGCCGATCAAGCTCACGCCTTGGGGACATTGAACTGCTCACCAGAGACCACGATGCAGGGACAACTTTGTATGGACATAGTTGACACCGACAGAAAGTTGCAAGCAGAAAACATAGGATATAAGGTCACCTTAACACGATTAAAGCCCGAGAATTGCACACCAAAGAACAGACTCCTTGTTGGTAAATATTGTAATGACAACTAa
- the LOC106090347 gene encoding NEDD8, with product MLIKVKTLTGKEIEIDIEPTDKVDRIKERVEEKEGIPPQQQRLIFSGKQMNDDKTAADYKVQGGSVLHLVLALRGGKY from the exons ATGTTGATCAAAGTGAAG ACGCTTACTGGCAAAGAAATAGAAATCGACATTGAGCCCACTGACAAAGTTGATCGCATTAAGGAGCGTGTGGAAGAAAAAGAAGGCATTCCGCCCCAGCAGCAGCGATTGATATTTTCTGGAAAACAAAT GAATGATGACAAAACGGCCGCAGATTACAAAGTACAAGGAGGATCTGTTTTGCATTTGGTTTTGGCATTGCGTGGAGGCAAATATTAG